A DNA window from Luteolibacter luteus contains the following coding sequences:
- a CDS encoding circularly permuted type 2 ATP-grasp protein, producing the protein MFEAYEADGFFDEMFALEGEVRPHYRTLLNRFSAIAADDFEARRAACDQHFLRQGVTFNVYHDDRGTERIFPFDPVPRVIPAAEWEHLEAGLTQRIIALNLFLHDIYHEQHILRDGIIPRFYIEEAKHYRPEFRGINVPKDIYIHICGSDLIRGADGTYFVLEDNGRCPSGASYLLENRNALKRAFPSLFESLGVRPVDAYPRELLDMLHHVSPHREGEPVCVLLTPGCYNSAYFEHCYLAREMGIEIVEGRDLVVMDDFVYMRTTKGLVRVDVIYRRIDDDFLDPTVFRKDSVLGVPGIMRAYQAGNVALANAVGTGVADDKVIYYFVPKIIEYYLGQDPILPNVPTYLASEESDRKYILEHLPELVVKAANESGGYGMLMGPSATQEEIAKFKEKIIEDPRNFIAQPVVSLSRSPTWCEGNMEGRHIDLRPYIIYGEDVKIVPGGLTRVALRKGSLVVNSSQGGGSKDTWVLK; encoded by the coding sequence ATGTTTGAGGCCTACGAGGCAGATGGATTTTTCGACGAGATGTTCGCCTTGGAAGGCGAAGTAAGGCCGCACTACCGGACCCTTCTCAACCGTTTCTCCGCCATTGCGGCCGATGACTTCGAGGCCCGGCGCGCTGCCTGCGACCAGCACTTCTTGCGGCAGGGCGTCACCTTCAATGTCTATCATGACGACCGCGGAACGGAGCGGATCTTTCCTTTCGATCCCGTGCCCCGGGTGATTCCGGCGGCGGAATGGGAGCATCTGGAGGCGGGCCTGACCCAGCGGATCATCGCGCTGAATCTCTTCCTCCACGATATCTATCACGAGCAGCACATCCTGCGGGACGGTATCATCCCGCGCTTTTACATTGAGGAGGCGAAGCACTACCGCCCCGAGTTCCGCGGCATCAATGTGCCGAAGGACATCTACATCCATATTTGCGGCAGCGATCTGATTCGCGGCGCGGATGGCACCTATTTCGTTCTGGAGGACAATGGCCGCTGCCCATCCGGTGCCTCCTACCTCTTGGAAAACCGGAATGCCCTCAAGCGAGCCTTTCCATCTCTCTTCGAGTCCCTCGGTGTCCGTCCGGTGGATGCCTATCCACGCGAGTTGCTGGACATGCTCCATCATGTCTCCCCGCATCGTGAGGGAGAGCCGGTCTGCGTGCTGCTGACGCCCGGCTGCTACAATAGCGCCTACTTCGAGCACTGCTACCTTGCCCGTGAAATGGGCATCGAGATCGTGGAGGGCCGCGACCTCGTGGTGATGGATGACTTCGTCTACATGCGCACGACGAAGGGGCTCGTCCGGGTGGATGTGATCTATCGCCGGATCGATGACGATTTCCTGGATCCCACGGTCTTCCGGAAAGATTCCGTCCTCGGAGTCCCGGGAATCATGCGCGCCTATCAGGCGGGCAACGTCGCCCTCGCGAATGCCGTCGGAACCGGCGTGGCAGATGACAAGGTGATCTACTACTTCGTCCCGAAGATCATCGAATACTACCTCGGCCAGGATCCGATCCTCCCGAACGTGCCGACCTACCTCGCTTCCGAAGAGAGCGACCGGAAATACATCCTCGAGCATCTCCCGGAACTCGTCGTGAAAGCCGCGAATGAATCCGGCGGCTACGGCATGCTGATGGGGCCATCCGCCACTCAAGAGGAGATCGCCAAGTTCAAGGAGAAGATCATCGAGGATCCGCGGAATTTCATCGCCCAGCCGGTGGTGTCCTTGTCCCGCTCGCCCACCTGGTGCGAGGGGAACATGGAAGGCCGCCACATCGACCTGCGCCCCTACATCATCTACGGGGAAGACGTAAAGATCGTGCCCGGAGGTCTGACCCGAGTGGCCCTGAGAAAGGGTTCGCTGGTGGTCAATTCGTCGCAAGGTGGCGGCAGCAAGGACACCTGGGTCTTGAAATAA
- a CDS encoding succinate dehydrogenase cytochrome b subunit: protein MNAAAASTYPIVTRVWKSSIGRKLIVAITGLVLVLFLAGHLAGNLLVYVGREAFNDYAQFLHHFLHGAGVWIARIGLLVAVVFHVAATISLTRENRAARESYAHPATIQTTKSSKLMIWSGLTILAFVIFHLLHFTVRVSFPAERYVDHDKFGELRFDAWRMVIDGFSNPLVVLFYLIAMTLLCSHLSHGVQAMFQTLGLRSKKSAPMVNALSKGYAVLIYLGFISIPLAILIFKFGR from the coding sequence ATGAACGCTGCCGCTGCCTCCACGTATCCCATCGTCACCCGCGTCTGGAAATCTTCCATCGGGCGGAAACTGATCGTCGCCATCACCGGATTGGTGCTCGTGCTTTTCCTAGCCGGCCACCTTGCGGGTAACCTGCTGGTCTACGTCGGCCGGGAAGCCTTCAATGACTACGCGCAGTTCCTTCATCACTTCCTGCATGGAGCAGGCGTGTGGATCGCGCGGATCGGCCTTCTTGTGGCTGTGGTATTCCACGTCGCGGCCACGATTTCCCTGACCCGGGAAAACCGTGCCGCCCGCGAGTCCTATGCGCACCCGGCGACCATCCAGACGACCAAATCCTCGAAGCTGATGATCTGGTCCGGCCTGACGATCCTTGCCTTCGTGATCTTCCACCTGCTTCACTTCACCGTTCGGGTGAGCTTCCCCGCCGAGCGCTATGTGGATCATGACAAGTTCGGAGAGCTTCGCTTCGACGCATGGCGCATGGTGATCGACGGTTTCAGCAATCCGCTGGTGGTGCTCTTTTACCTCATCGCGATGACCCTGCTCTGCTCTCACCTGAGCCACGGCGTCCAGGCGATGTTCCAGACCCTGGGTCTCCGCTCCAAGAAGTCCGCCCCGATGGTTAATGCCCTCTCAAAGGGTTACGCTGTCCTGATCTACCTCGGCTTCATCTCGATCCCGCTCGCGATCCTCATCTTCAAGTTCGGCCGCTGA
- a CDS encoding ABC transporter ATP-binding protein, producing MAYLEIRDLQTHFRKRTGSVFAPVIETVRAVDGVSLSIEKGEILGLVGESGCGKSTLSRTVMQLLRPTAGSIILDGEDLAQLPPSEVRKRRLDFQMVFQDPYASLNPRMTVFSTLAEAIKQRHGNLGGSALTEKVESLMKTVGLDPRFQKKYPHEFSGGQRQRIAIARALAPEPKLIIADEPVSALDVSIQSQILNLLKKLRAELGLTMIFITHDLGVVRYLADRIVVMYKGKIVEEGEAEALFANPQNAYTKKLLAAIPKLEAGV from the coding sequence GTGGCATACCTCGAAATCCGCGATCTCCAGACCCATTTCCGCAAGCGCACCGGCTCCGTCTTCGCGCCGGTCATCGAAACGGTGCGCGCCGTGGATGGCGTGAGCCTCTCCATTGAGAAGGGTGAGATCCTCGGATTGGTGGGCGAATCCGGCTGTGGCAAGTCCACCCTCTCCCGCACGGTGATGCAGCTCCTGCGCCCGACCGCCGGCTCGATCATCTTGGATGGTGAGGATCTGGCGCAACTGCCGCCCAGCGAGGTGCGCAAGCGGCGACTGGACTTCCAGATGGTCTTTCAGGACCCCTACGCCTCGCTGAATCCGCGGATGACCGTTTTCAGCACACTCGCGGAAGCGATCAAGCAGCGCCACGGCAATCTCGGTGGCAGCGCCCTCACCGAGAAGGTGGAATCCCTGATGAAGACCGTGGGCCTCGATCCCCGTTTCCAGAAGAAGTATCCGCACGAATTCTCCGGCGGCCAGCGCCAGCGCATCGCCATCGCCCGGGCGCTCGCCCCGGAGCCCAAACTAATCATCGCCGACGAGCCCGTCTCGGCCCTGGACGTCTCCATTCAGTCCCAGATCCTGAACCTGCTGAAAAAGCTGCGCGCCGAACTGGGCCTGACCATGATCTTCATCACCCACGATCTCGGGGTGGTCCGCTACCTCGCCGACCGGATCGTGGTGATGTACAAGGGCAAGATCGTCGAAGAAGGCGAGGCCGAGGCGCTTTTTGCCAATCCGCAGAACGCCTATACCAAGAAGCTTCTCGCCGCGATTCCGAAGCTGGAGGCTGGCGTTTGA
- a CDS encoding GNAT family N-acetyltransferase, which produces MNTTLHPIQEDDREPLISIFNHYIENSMAAYLEQPLPLAYFDVLMKLCEGYPAYVAKDEAGSVAGFGILRPFHPAPAFSATAEITYFLHPQATGAGIGKLLLERLVEEGRSRGLKTILASISSANEGSIRFHLKNGFTECGRFLRIGTKQGRSFDVVYCQRFL; this is translated from the coding sequence ATGAATACGACATTGCACCCCATCCAGGAAGACGATCGCGAACCCCTGATCAGCATCTTCAACCACTACATCGAAAACAGCATGGCGGCGTACTTGGAGCAACCGCTCCCGCTGGCTTACTTCGATGTGTTGATGAAGCTCTGTGAAGGCTATCCCGCCTACGTCGCGAAGGATGAGGCGGGATCGGTGGCCGGCTTCGGGATCCTGCGTCCTTTTCACCCCGCGCCCGCCTTCTCCGCCACGGCGGAGATCACCTACTTCCTGCACCCGCAGGCAACCGGGGCCGGAATCGGGAAGCTGCTTCTGGAGCGGCTGGTGGAGGAGGGGAGGTCCCGGGGTTTGAAGACCATCCTCGCCAGCATCTCGTCCGCCAACGAAGGGAGCATCCGTTTTCACCTGAAGAACGGCTTCACCGAGTGCGGCCGCTTCCTGAGGATCGGGACGAAGCAGGGCCGTAGCTTCGACGTCGTGTATTGCCAGCGGTTCCTTTGA